The Nitrospirota bacterium nucleotide sequence ACAGCCACCTCATTCTTAACGAGCTTTACGTGGCTGCCTCTTTGAGATTTAAACTCCCAACCCGCTTTTAGGAATGTCTTTATAACTCTGTCAGGGTGTAAATTACTAAGTTTACCCATCAGGCGATATTTGCCTGAGCACCTGCCGTGTCTTCAAGATAAAGCTCCATAGCCTCTTTTATCATT carries:
- a CDS encoding type II toxin-antitoxin system HicA family toxin is translated as MGKLSNLHPDRVIKTFLKAGWEFKSQRGSHVKLVKNEVAVVLPYHKGKPIKEPVLCHEIKKAGLTVDEFVQLYKE